One stretch of Pseudomonas sp. NC02 DNA includes these proteins:
- the cysM gene encoding cysteine synthase CysM — MTLQYPTIADCVGNTPLVRLQRLPGNTSNTLLLKLEGNNPAGSVKDRPALSMITRAELRGQIKPGDTLIEATSGNTGIALAMAAAIKGYKMVLIMPDNGSAERKAAMTAYGAELILVTQEEGMEGARDLAERMAAEGRGLVLDQFANGDNPEAHYTTTGPEIWRQTQGTITHFVSSMGTTGTIMGNSRYLKEQNPEIQIVGLQPMEGAAIPGIRRWPEEYLPKIYNAARVDRIIDMAQREAEDTTRRLAREEGIFCGVSSGGAVAGMLRLSQELENAVIVAIICDRGDRYLSTGIFDAPN; from the coding sequence ATGACCTTGCAGTACCCCACCATCGCCGATTGCGTCGGCAACACCCCGCTGGTCCGCTTGCAGCGCCTGCCGGGCAACACCAGCAATACCTTGTTGCTCAAGCTCGAAGGGAACAACCCGGCCGGCTCGGTCAAGGACCGCCCGGCGTTGTCGATGATCACCCGCGCCGAGTTGCGTGGGCAGATCAAGCCCGGCGACACCCTGATCGAAGCCACCTCCGGTAACACCGGGATTGCCCTGGCCATGGCCGCGGCGATCAAGGGCTACAAGATGGTCCTGATCATGCCCGACAACGGCAGCGCCGAGCGCAAGGCGGCGATGACCGCCTACGGCGCCGAGTTGATCCTGGTCACCCAGGAAGAAGGCATGGAAGGCGCCCGCGACCTCGCCGAGCGTATGGCTGCCGAAGGCCGTGGCCTGGTGCTGGACCAGTTCGCCAACGGCGACAACCCCGAGGCGCACTACACCACCACTGGCCCGGAAATCTGGCGCCAGACCCAGGGCACCATCACTCACTTCGTGAGTTCGATGGGCACCACCGGCACCATCATGGGCAATTCGCGCTACCTCAAGGAGCAGAATCCCGAGATCCAGATCGTCGGCCTGCAACCGATGGAAGGCGCAGCGATCCCGGGGATCCGTCGTTGGCCCGAAGAGTACTTGCCGAAGATCTACAACGCGGCTCGCGTCGATCGCATCATCGACATGGCCCAGCGTGAAGCCGAAGACACCACCCGCCGCCTGGCCCGTGAAGAAGGGATCTTCTGCGGCGTGTCGTCCGGTGGCGCGGTGGCCGGGATGTTGCGCTTGTCCCAGGAGTTGGAAAACGCGGTGATCGTCGCGATCATCTGTGACCGTGGCGACCGTTACCTGTCGACCGGCATTTTCGACGCGCCCAACTGA
- the rlmD gene encoding 23S rRNA (uracil(1939)-C(5))-methyltransferase RlmD: MAKHERGLRFQPTGGSRAPQIPVGKKQRLTIERLANDGRGIVFFEGRTWFVVGALAGEEVEARVLGAHGKVVEARTERVFTASELRRPAPCVHAGRCGGCSLQHLPHDEQLALKQRMLAEQLSRVAGVEPQEWAAPLSGPEFGYRRRARVAVRWDAKAKKLEVGFRAVASQDIVAIDDCPVLVQALQPIMQRLPNMLRRLSKPQALGHVELFSGSSIAVLLRHMAPLSEADLTILQEFCTFHEAQLWLHGEGQPQPVEPGQALGYRLEPWDLQLAYRPGDFVQVNAGVNQAMVAQALDWLAPKPDERVLDLFCGLGNFALPLARQVREVVAVEGVQAMVDRAAQNAVSNNLHNVQVFQADLSQPLTDAEWAKQGFSAVLLDPPRDGALEVVRKLATLGADRLVYVSCNPATLARDTVELVKQGYRLKRAGILDMFPQTAHVEAMALFEAG; this comes from the coding sequence ATGGCCAAGCACGAGAGAGGCCTGCGCTTCCAACCGACGGGCGGCAGCCGGGCCCCACAGATTCCCGTAGGCAAGAAGCAGCGCCTGACCATCGAGCGCCTGGCCAACGACGGCCGCGGCATTGTGTTCTTTGAAGGCCGCACCTGGTTTGTCGTGGGTGCGCTGGCCGGTGAAGAGGTGGAAGCGCGGGTGTTGGGCGCCCACGGCAAAGTGGTCGAGGCGCGCACCGAGCGCGTATTTACCGCCAGCGAACTGCGCCGTCCGGCACCCTGTGTGCACGCCGGCCGCTGTGGCGGTTGCAGCCTGCAACACTTGCCCCATGACGAACAACTCGCCCTGAAACAGCGCATGCTCGCCGAGCAATTATCCCGTGTGGCAGGTGTCGAACCCCAGGAGTGGGCCGCGCCTTTGAGCGGGCCGGAATTCGGCTATCGTCGCCGCGCCCGCGTGGCCGTGCGCTGGGATGCCAAGGCGAAGAAACTTGAAGTCGGCTTTCGTGCCGTGGCCAGCCAGGACATCGTCGCCATTGACGATTGCCCGGTGCTGGTACAGGCCTTGCAACCGATCATGCAGCGTTTGCCCAACATGCTGCGGCGCTTGAGCAAGCCTCAGGCGTTGGGGCATGTGGAATTATTCAGTGGTTCGTCGATTGCCGTGTTGTTGCGACACATGGCGCCCTTGTCCGAAGCGGACCTGACGATCCTGCAGGAATTTTGCACGTTCCATGAAGCCCAACTGTGGCTGCATGGCGAGGGCCAGCCGCAACCGGTCGAACCAGGCCAGGCCTTGGGCTATCGTCTGGAACCGTGGGATTTGCAGTTGGCGTACCGCCCGGGAGACTTTGTGCAGGTCAACGCCGGGGTCAACCAGGCGATGGTCGCCCAGGCGCTGGATTGGCTGGCGCCGAAGCCCGACGAGCGGGTGCTGGATTTGTTTTGTGGCTTGGGCAACTTCGCCTTGCCGCTGGCCCGCCAAGTGCGGGAAGTGGTGGCGGTGGAAGGGGTGCAGGCCATGGTGGACCGGGCGGCACAGAATGCCGTCAGCAATAATTTGCATAATGTTCAGGTTTTTCAGGCCGATTTGTCCCAGCCTTTGACCGACGCGGAATGGGCCAAACAGGGCTTTTCTGCGGTACTCTTGGACCCACCCCGCGATGGTGCCCTGGAGGTTGTGCGCAAGCTCGCTACCCTGGGGGCTGATCGCCTGGTGTATGTGTCCTGCAATCCGGCAACGCTGGCGCGGGACACGGTCGAGTTGGTCAAGCAAGGCTACCGGCTAAAACGTGCCGGGATCCTCGACATGTTTCCCCAGACGGCCCATGTCGAGGCCATGGCGTTATTTGAAGCGGGCTAG
- the relA gene encoding GTP diphosphokinase: MVQVRAHQPINTDGSINLEAWLDHAISVDPALDREALKAACEFARESEQQDNAAKNLWAEGTSSFRTGLEIAEILADLKLDQDSLIAAVLYRGVREGHIQLPTISQRFGTVVAKLIDGVLRMAAISASLSPRQSMVLGTQGQVENLRKMLVAMVDDVRVALIKLAERTCAIRAVKTADDEKRNRVAREVFDIYAPLAHRLGIGHIKWELEDLSFRYLEPDQYKQIATLLHERRLDRERFIADVMSQLRTELQATGVEADISGRAKHIYSIWRKMQRKGLAFSQIYDVRAVRVLVPEMRDCYTALGIVHTLWRHIPKEFDDYIANPKENGYRSLHTAVIGPEGKVLEVQIRTHAMHEEAELGVCAHWRYKGTDVKAGSNQYEEKISWLRQVLEWHEELGDIGGLADQLRVDIEPDRVYIFTPDGHAIDLPKGATPLDFAYRVHTEIGHNCRGAKINGRIVPLNYSLQTGEQVEIITSKHGTPSRDWLNPNLGYITTSRARAKIVHWFKLQARDQNVAAGKTLLERELARLGLPQVDFDKLAEKANMKIAEDMFAALGAGDLRLAQLVNLAQQLVEPERGSEQLELIPRKATGYKPGKRGDIQIQGVGNLMTQMAGCCQPLPGDAIVGYITQGRGVSIHRQDCASVLQLGGREPERIIQVSWGPVPVLTYPVDIIIRAYDRSGLLRDVSQVLLNERINVLAVNTRSNKEDNTALMSLTIEIPGLDALGRLLGRISQLPNIIETRRNRTP, translated from the coding sequence ATGGTACAGGTGAGAGCACACCAGCCGATCAACACCGACGGCAGTATCAATCTCGAGGCATGGCTGGATCATGCCATCAGTGTCGACCCGGCACTGGACCGTGAAGCCTTGAAAGCAGCCTGCGAGTTCGCTCGTGAGTCTGAACAGCAAGACAATGCGGCGAAGAACCTGTGGGCCGAAGGCACTTCAAGCTTTCGCACCGGGTTGGAAATCGCCGAGATCCTCGCCGATCTCAAGCTCGATCAGGATTCGCTGATCGCGGCGGTGCTGTATCGCGGCGTGCGCGAAGGGCACATTCAGTTGCCCACCATCAGCCAGCGTTTCGGCACCGTGGTGGCCAAGCTGATCGACGGCGTGCTGCGCATGGCGGCGATCAGTGCCAGCCTCAGCCCGCGCCAGTCGATGGTGCTGGGCACCCAGGGCCAGGTGGAAAACCTGCGCAAGATGCTGGTGGCGATGGTCGACGACGTGCGCGTCGCCTTGATCAAGCTGGCCGAGCGTACCTGCGCGATTCGGGCGGTGAAAACCGCCGACGACGAAAAGCGCAACCGCGTCGCCCGCGAGGTGTTCGACATCTACGCGCCGCTGGCCCACCGCCTGGGCATCGGCCATATCAAGTGGGAACTGGAGGACCTGTCCTTCCGTTACCTCGAACCCGATCAATACAAACAGATTGCCACGCTGCTCCATGAGCGGCGGCTGGACCGTGAGCGCTTTATCGCCGACGTGATGAGCCAGTTACGCACGGAATTGCAGGCCACCGGCGTTGAAGCCGACATCAGCGGCCGGGCCAAACACATCTATTCCATCTGGCGCAAAATGCAGCGCAAGGGCCTGGCCTTCAGCCAGATCTACGACGTGCGCGCCGTGCGTGTGCTGGTGCCGGAAATGCGCGACTGCTACACCGCGCTGGGTATCGTGCACACGCTGTGGCGGCACATCCCCAAGGAATTCGACGACTACATCGCCAACCCCAAGGAAAACGGTTACCGCTCACTGCACACGGCAGTGATCGGCCCCGAGGGCAAGGTGCTGGAAGTACAGATCCGCACCCACGCGATGCACGAAGAGGCGGAGCTGGGCGTATGCGCTCACTGGCGCTACAAGGGCACCGACGTCAAGGCCGGGTCGAACCAGTACGAAGAGAAAATCTCCTGGTTGCGCCAGGTGCTGGAGTGGCACGAAGAGCTGGGCGACATCGGCGGTTTGGCCGACCAGCTGCGGGTAGATATCGAACCTGACCGGGTCTACATCTTCACCCCCGACGGCCACGCGATCGACCTGCCCAAGGGCGCCACACCGCTGGATTTTGCGTACCGGGTGCACACCGAGATCGGCCACAACTGCCGTGGCGCCAAGATCAACGGGCGCATCGTGCCGCTCAACTACAGCCTGCAGACCGGTGAACAGGTCGAGATCATTACCAGCAAGCACGGTACGCCGAGCCGCGACTGGCTGAACCCGAACCTGGGCTACATCACCACGTCCAGGGCGCGGGCGAAGATCGTCCACTGGTTCAAATTGCAGGCGCGCGACCAGAACGTCGCCGCCGGCAAGACCTTGCTCGAGCGCGAATTGGCACGCCTGGGCCTGCCGCAGGTGGACTTCGACAAGCTGGCCGAAAAGGCCAACATGAAGATCGCCGAAGACATGTTCGCCGCCCTCGGTGCCGGCGATCTGCGCCTGGCGCAGTTGGTCAACCTGGCCCAGCAACTGGTTGAGCCGGAGCGGGGCAGCGAGCAGCTGGAACTGATTCCACGCAAGGCCACCGGCTACAAGCCGGGCAAGCGCGGCGATATCCAGATCCAGGGCGTCGGCAACCTGATGACGCAAATGGCCGGCTGCTGCCAGCCATTGCCGGGCGACGCCATCGTCGGTTACATCACTCAGGGCCGCGGGGTGAGCATTCACCGCCAGGACTGTGCCTCGGTGTTGCAACTGGGCGGGCGCGAGCCGGAGCGGATCATCCAGGTCAGTTGGGGCCCGGTGCCGGTGTTGACCTATCCGGTGGACATCATCATTCGTGCCTACGACCGTTCCGGGCTGCTGCGTGATGTGTCGCAGGTGCTGCTCAATGAGCGGATCAACGTGCTGGCGGTCAACACCCGCTCGAACAAAGAGGACAACACGGCGCTGATGTCCCTGACCATCGAGATTCCGGGGCTGGACGCGTTGGGTCGGTTGCTGGGGCGTATTTCCCAGTTGCCGAACATCATTGAGACCCGGCGTAATCGCACGCCATGA
- the mazG gene encoding nucleoside triphosphate pyrophosphohydrolase — translation MYSLEDLLHLMNRLRDPQYGCPWDIKQTYATIVPHTLEEAYEVADAIERGDFDHLQGELGDLLFQVVYYSQLAREEGRFEFAGVIDSITRKLIRRHPHVFPTGDLYAPLDIPQLSEEQVKQRWEEIKAEERAEKSDVPQQLSLLDDVPTALPALSRAAKLQKRAGQVGFDWPAALPVVDNVREELDEVLEAMADNDPAAIADEVGDLLFAAVNLARHLQVDPEAALRLANAKFERRFRFIEQALRETHRPIEDCTLEELDALWGEAKRQEKNLSSCG, via the coding sequence ATGTATTCACTTGAAGACCTGCTGCACCTGATGAACCGCCTGCGCGACCCGCAATACGGTTGCCCGTGGGACATCAAGCAAACCTACGCCACCATCGTCCCCCACACCCTGGAAGAAGCCTACGAAGTCGCCGATGCGATCGAGCGCGGGGATTTTGATCACCTGCAAGGTGAGCTGGGCGACCTGTTGTTCCAGGTGGTGTATTACAGCCAGCTGGCGCGGGAAGAAGGGCGCTTCGAATTCGCTGGGGTGATCGACAGCATTACCCGCAAGTTGATTCGCCGTCACCCGCATGTGTTTCCCACGGGAGACTTGTACGCGCCGCTGGATATTCCGCAGCTGAGCGAAGAGCAGGTCAAGCAGCGTTGGGAAGAAATAAAGGCCGAGGAGCGTGCGGAAAAGTCCGACGTCCCACAGCAGTTATCCCTGCTGGATGATGTGCCCACGGCCTTGCCGGCGCTTTCCCGCGCCGCCAAATTGCAAAAGCGCGCCGGGCAGGTGGGTTTCGACTGGCCGGCCGCGTTGCCCGTGGTGGATAACGTGCGCGAAGAGCTGGATGAAGTGCTCGAAGCCATGGCCGATAACGACCCGGCAGCCATCGCCGATGAAGTAGGTGACCTGCTGTTTGCGGCGGTCAACCTGGCCCGTCACCTCCAGGTCGACCCGGAAGCAGCCTTGCGTTTAGCCAACGCTAAATTCGAACGACGTTTCCGATTTATCGAACAGGCATTGCGCGAGACCCACCGTCCCATAGAAGATTGCACCCTCGAAGAGTTGGACGCCCTGTGGGGCGAAGCCAAACGCCAGGAAAAGAATCTGTCCAGCTGCGGCTGA
- a CDS encoding DUF2058 domain-containing protein encodes MSISLRDQLLKAGLVNQKQAKQVGKEKQKQQRLVHKGQAEADDSQARLAIQAHAEKVKRDQELNRQQQEKAEAKARVAQVKQLIETSRLPKLTTEDYYNFVDDKKVKRLSVNTLMRNKLSNGSLAIVHHGGGYEVIPREAALKIQERAPERIVQMNVLTESQVPDEDDPYAAYQIPDDLMW; translated from the coding sequence ATGAGCATTTCCCTTCGCGACCAGTTGCTCAAAGCAGGCCTGGTCAACCAAAAGCAGGCCAAGCAGGTCGGCAAAGAGAAACAGAAACAGCAGCGCCTGGTGCATAAAGGCCAGGCCGAAGCGGACGACAGCCAGGCGCGCCTGGCCATCCAGGCGCATGCCGAAAAGGTCAAGCGCGACCAGGAGCTGAACCGTCAGCAGCAGGAAAAAGCCGAGGCCAAGGCCCGCGTTGCGCAGGTCAAGCAATTGATCGAAACCTCGCGCCTGCCCAAGCTGACCACCGAGGACTACTACAACTTCGTGGATGACAAGAAGGTCAAGCGCCTGTCGGTCAACACGCTGATGCGTAACAAGCTGAGCAACGGCTCCCTGGCGATCGTGCATCACGGTGGCGGTTACGAGGTGATCCCGCGCGAAGCCGCGCTGAAGATCCAGGAGCGGGCGCCAGAGCGCATCGTCCAGATGAACGTCCTGACCGAAAGCCAGGTGCCGGATGAGGATGATCCGTACGCCGCCTACCAGATCCCTGACGACCTGATGTGGTAA
- a CDS encoding DUF3108 domain-containing protein, with translation MRRALLFAFALFALPAVQAADLHPFSASYTADWKQLPMSGSAERSLTKNDNGSWTLNFKASMMIASLTETSVIRFDKDALQPVSYTFERGGLGKTKKINLDFDQTAKKVTGFENKDPVNVALQSGMLDKSTYQLALQRDVAAGKKSMSYNVVEGTDVDTYDFRVIGPEKVQTKAGSIDAIKVERVRDPTQSKRITQMWFAKDWGGILVALRQVETDGKEYNIMLQDGTVDGKAVKGS, from the coding sequence ATGCGTCGCGCCCTGCTCTTCGCTTTTGCGCTGTTCGCCTTGCCTGCCGTGCAAGCGGCAGACCTTCACCCTTTCTCCGCCAGCTACACCGCCGACTGGAAACAGTTGCCCATGAGTGGTTCGGCAGAACGCAGCCTGACCAAGAATGACAACGGCAGCTGGACCTTGAATTTCAAGGCTTCCATGATGATCGCCAGCCTGACTGAAACCAGCGTGATCCGCTTCGACAAAGACGCCCTGCAACCGGTGAGCTACACCTTCGAACGCGGTGGCCTGGGCAAGACGAAGAAGATCAACCTCGACTTCGATCAGACGGCCAAGAAAGTCACCGGCTTTGAAAACAAGGACCCGGTCAACGTGGCCCTTCAAAGCGGCATGCTCGACAAGTCGACCTACCAGTTGGCATTGCAGCGCGATGTGGCAGCCGGCAAGAAAAGCATGAGCTACAACGTCGTCGAAGGCACTGATGTCGATACCTACGACTTCCGCGTGATCGGCCCGGAAAAGGTCCAGACCAAAGCCGGCTCCATCGATGCGATCAAGGTCGAGCGCGTGCGTGACCCGACTCAAAGCAAGCGCATTACCCAAATGTGGTTTGCCAAGGACTGGGGCGGCATCCTGGTTGCCCTGCGCCAGGTCGAGACTGACGGCAAGGAATACAACATCATGCTGCAAGACGGTACCGTTGACGGCAAGGCTGTCAAAGGCAGCTGA
- the purN gene encoding phosphoribosylglycinamide formyltransferase — MPATCDVVVLLSGTGSNLQALIDSTRAGDSPVRIAAVISNRSDAYGLQRARDAGIDTRSLDHKAFEGREAFDSALIELIDAFNPKLVVLAGFMRILSADFVRHYNGRLLNIHPSLLPKYKGLHTHQRALEAGDTEHGCSVHFVTEELDGGPLVVQAVVPVESADSAQTLAQRVHTQEHRIYPLAVRWFAEGRLILGDHGALLDGQLLAASGHLIRT; from the coding sequence ATGCCTGCAACCTGTGATGTCGTGGTGCTGCTCTCCGGCACCGGCAGTAACTTGCAGGCCCTGATCGACAGCACGCGCGCCGGCGACAGCCCGGTGCGCATCGCTGCGGTGATTTCCAACCGCAGCGACGCCTACGGCCTGCAACGCGCCAGGGACGCAGGTATCGACACCCGCTCCCTGGATCACAAGGCTTTTGAAGGCCGCGAGGCCTTCGACAGCGCCTTGATCGAACTGATCGACGCCTTCAACCCCAAACTCGTGGTACTGGCCGGCTTCATGCGCATTCTCAGCGCTGACTTCGTGCGTCACTACAACGGGCGTCTGCTGAATATCCACCCGTCCCTGCTGCCAAAATACAAAGGGTTACACACCCATCAGCGTGCCCTGGAGGCCGGCGACACCGAGCACGGCTGCAGCGTGCACTTTGTCACCGAGGAACTCGATGGCGGGCCTCTGGTCGTACAGGCAGTAGTTCCGGTAGAGTCTGCGGACTCTGCGCAGACGCTTGCGCAACGGGTTCACACCCAGGAACACAGGATTTACCCGCTGGCTGTTCGCTGGTTCGCTGAGGGGCGGTTGATTCTTGGCGACCACGGTGCATTATTGGACGGTCAGTTACTTGCGGCCAGCGGCCACTTGATTCGAACCTAG
- the purM gene encoding phosphoribosylformylglycinamidine cyclo-ligase — MSKQPSLSYKDAGVDIDAGEALVERIKSVAKRTARPEVMGGLGGFGALCEIPAGYKQPVLVSGTDGVGTKLRLALNLNKHDSIGIDLVAMCVNDLVVCGAEPLFFLDYYATGKLNVETATQVVTGIGAGCELSGCSLVGGETAEMPGMYEGEDYDLAGFCVGVVEKSEIIDGSKVAAGDALLALPSSGPHSNGYSLIRKIIEVSGADIETIQLDGKPLTDLLMAPTRIYVKPLLKLIKDTGAVKAMAHITGGGLLDNIPRVLPEGAQAIVDVASWQRPAVFDWLQEKGNVNETEMHRVLNCGVGMVICVAQEHVESALNVLREAGEQPWVIGQIATAPEGAAQVELKNLKAH; from the coding sequence ATGAGCAAGCAACCCTCCCTGAGCTACAAGGACGCCGGTGTAGACATCGACGCCGGTGAAGCATTGGTCGAACGCATCAAGAGCGTCGCCAAGCGCACTGCGCGCCCCGAAGTCATGGGCGGCCTGGGCGGTTTTGGCGCCCTCTGCGAGATCCCGGCCGGCTACAAGCAGCCTGTATTGGTCTCCGGCACCGACGGTGTGGGCACCAAGCTGCGCCTGGCACTGAACCTGAACAAGCACGACAGCATCGGCATCGACCTGGTTGCCATGTGCGTGAACGACCTGGTGGTGTGCGGCGCCGAACCGCTGTTCTTCCTTGACTACTACGCCACCGGCAAGCTCAACGTCGAGACCGCTACCCAGGTGGTCACCGGCATTGGCGCTGGCTGCGAACTGTCCGGCTGCTCCCTGGTCGGCGGCGAAACCGCTGAAATGCCAGGCATGTACGAAGGCGAAGACTACGACCTGGCCGGTTTCTGCGTCGGCGTTGTCGAAAAATCCGAAATCATCGACGGTTCCAAGGTGGCTGCCGGTGACGCCCTGCTGGCCCTGCCATCGTCCGGCCCGCACTCCAACGGCTACTCGCTGATCCGCAAGATCATCGAAGTGTCCGGCGCCGACATCGAAACCATCCAGCTCGACGGCAAGCCCTTGACCGACCTGCTGATGGCCCCGACCCGCATCTACGTGAAGCCGTTGCTCAAGCTGATCAAGGACACCGGCGCGGTCAAGGCCATGGCCCACATCACCGGTGGCGGCCTGCTGGACAACATCCCGCGCGTACTGCCTGAAGGCGCCCAGGCGATTGTCGACGTGGCCAGCTGGCAGCGCCCGGCAGTCTTCGACTGGCTGCAAGAGAAAGGCAACGTCAACGAAACCGAGATGCACCGCGTGCTGAACTGCGGCGTGGGCATGGTCATCTGCGTGGCTCAAGAGCACGTTGAAAGCGCGCTGAACGTATTGCGTGAAGCCGGCGAACAGCCTTGGGTCATCGGCCAGATCGCTACCGCCCCTGAAGGCGCGGCTCAGGTTGAACTGAAGAACCTTAAGGCGCACTGA
- a CDS encoding DUF2066 domain-containing protein: protein MGLSKYFFVGCLSLVSLASHAETLNGLYQVLEPVSSQSPQERDQATQRALQTLVIRLTGDAKAADGPGLAAIRKDPQQIISQYGYDAGPPESLQVDFDPVSTDRALRGAGLALWGSNRPSILGWWLNDSVEGSSLVGDGQAVAQPLRRAAQHRGLPLRLPLGDLDEQIVATAPNLESPDATPLRAASERYGADALLAVHAREDGGQWSAKWRLWLGDKSEQGTATGTDTAALADAVLLAVSERLAPRFAVKAGAATSDQLLEVQGMTLEHYAALGHLLEPFGAQPVRVDGTRIVYRVNGSAEQLRTQLSLAKLQEIPAGEAPAPQPVVEGAQPAPVEPTPQLRFHW, encoded by the coding sequence ATGGGTCTGAGTAAATATTTTTTTGTGGGCTGCTTGTCGTTGGTCAGCCTGGCGAGTCATGCCGAAACCCTCAATGGTCTCTATCAAGTGCTGGAGCCGGTCAGCAGTCAGTCTCCCCAGGAGCGCGACCAGGCGACCCAGCGTGCCCTGCAAACCCTGGTGATCCGCCTGACCGGCGACGCCAAGGCCGCCGATGGCCCGGGCCTGGCGGCGATCCGCAAAGACCCGCAACAAATCATCAGTCAGTATGGCTACGACGCCGGCCCGCCGGAAAGCCTGCAGGTGGATTTCGACCCGGTCAGCACCGACCGCGCGTTGCGTGGCGCGGGCCTGGCGCTGTGGGGCAGCAATCGGCCATCGATCCTCGGTTGGTGGCTGAACGATTCCGTGGAAGGCAGCAGCCTGGTCGGTGATGGCCAGGCCGTCGCCCAACCGCTGCGTCGCGCGGCCCAGCACCGTGGTTTGCCTTTGCGCCTGCCGCTGGGTGACCTGGACGAACAGATCGTCGCCACTGCCCCGAATCTTGAAAGCCCCGACGCCACGCCGCTGCGTGCCGCGTCCGAACGTTACGGCGCCGATGCCTTGCTGGCGGTGCATGCTCGCGAAGACGGCGGCCAATGGTCGGCCAAATGGCGCCTGTGGCTGGGGGATAAAAGCGAGCAGGGCACCGCCACCGGCACTGATACTGCCGCATTGGCTGACGCCGTGCTGCTGGCCGTCAGCGAACGCCTGGCACCACGCTTTGCGGTCAAGGCCGGCGCTGCCACCAGTGATCAGTTGCTGGAAGTGCAGGGCATGACTCTCGAGCATTACGCCGCCCTCGGCCATCTGCTGGAACCGTTCGGTGCCCAGCCGGTGCGCGTGGACGGCACTCGCATCGTTTATCGGGTGAATGGCAGCGCCGAGCAGCTGCGCACCCAGTTGAGCCTGGCCAAGTTGCAGGAAATCCCGGCAGGTGAAGCTCCGGCTCCGCAGCCGGTGGTAGAAGGCGCGCAACCGGCACCGGTCGAGCCGACGCCGCAGCTACGTTTTCATTGGTAA
- a CDS encoding AI-2E family transporter produces the protein MADTRRWVWLGGIVLLCVFVFLLHSILTPFLVALLLAYLFDPVVDRLEKIGLSRTWGVVAVFALFTLIITALVLVLVPMLAKQLFKLYELAPQMLDWLQHTAMPWAQAKLGLADGFWKFDKVKAAISEHMGQTTDIVGVVLSQATASSLALIGWLTNLVLIPVVAFYLLRDWDIMMAKIRGLLPRDREERIVSLAEECHEVLGAFVRGQLLVMLALGIIYAAGLMAIGLELGLLIGLIAGLAAIVPYMGFVIGIGAALVAGLFQFHGDLYPMLGIVAVFMVGQALEGMVLTPLLVGDRIGLHPVAVIFAILAGGELFGFTGILLALPVAAVIMVLVRHVHDLYKDSDMYAGTDEPEL, from the coding sequence ATGGCGGATACGCGTCGTTGGGTGTGGCTTGGCGGGATTGTCCTGCTGTGCGTTTTTGTGTTCCTGCTGCATTCGATCCTGACGCCGTTCCTGGTCGCGTTACTGCTGGCCTACCTGTTCGATCCGGTGGTGGATCGCCTGGAAAAGATCGGCCTGTCACGTACCTGGGGCGTGGTGGCGGTGTTTGCGTTGTTCACCTTGATCATCACCGCGCTGGTCCTGGTGCTGGTGCCGATGTTGGCCAAGCAGCTGTTCAAGCTCTATGAGCTGGCGCCGCAGATGCTCGACTGGCTGCAACACACGGCCATGCCGTGGGCGCAGGCCAAGCTGGGGCTGGCAGACGGCTTCTGGAAGTTCGATAAGGTCAAGGCGGCCATCAGCGAGCACATGGGCCAGACCACCGACATTGTCGGCGTGGTGCTGAGCCAGGCGACGGCGTCGAGCCTGGCACTGATTGGCTGGCTGACCAACCTGGTGCTGATCCCGGTCGTGGCGTTCTACCTGCTGCGGGACTGGGACATCATGATGGCCAAGATCCGCGGCCTGCTGCCGCGCGACCGTGAGGAGCGCATTGTCTCCCTGGCCGAGGAGTGTCATGAGGTGCTCGGCGCCTTCGTCCGTGGCCAGTTGCTGGTGATGCTGGCGCTGGGGATCATCTACGCGGCGGGGTTGATGGCGATCGGCCTGGAACTGGGGCTGTTGATCGGCCTGATCGCCGGCCTGGCAGCCATCGTGCCTTATATGGGCTTTGTGATTGGTATCGGTGCGGCGCTGGTGGCCGGGTTGTTCCAGTTCCACGGCGACCTGTACCCGATGCTCGGGATTGTCGCGGTGTTCATGGTCGGCCAGGCCCTGGAAGGCATGGTGCTGACGCCATTGCTGGTGGGCGACCGGATCGGCCTGCACCCGGTGGCGGTGATCTTTGCGATCCTGGCGGGCGGCGAGCTGTTCGGCTTTACCGGCATCCTGCTGGCGCTGCCGGTGGCGGCGGTGATCATGGTGCTGGTGCGCCATGTGCACGACTTGTACAAGGACTCGGACATGTACGCCGGAACCGACGAACCGGAGTTATAA